From Paenibacillus graminis, a single genomic window includes:
- a CDS encoding matrixin family metalloprotease → MKSKIKAILSLSLLGTLAGTIFIGNADADLYGYKRKNGGIFSAWYDSSVASYGYIGTYDTARSNWGGISSNVSISKASSPNGNSIDEYYAGTTSDPLLLGLNVAYNVFWPGNIPVNKYEKNWDYSVNSLYHNNVTVPNDAAASALKARFTATHEIGHSLGLDHTTGTNAQNSVMKGGWQGNETSASPTTYDRNQLKSIYGN, encoded by the coding sequence TTGAAAAGTAAAATTAAGGCTATCTTGTCCCTATCTCTACTCGGAACTCTAGCAGGCACAATATTTATCGGAAATGCTGATGCTGATTTATATGGATATAAACGTAAAAATGGTGGTATTTTTAGCGCATGGTACGACTCGTCAGTTGCATCCTATGGTTATATAGGTACGTATGATACAGCACGTTCTAATTGGGGCGGAATTAGTTCCAATGTCTCTATTAGTAAAGCTTCATCACCTAATGGGAATAGTATTGATGAGTACTATGCTGGGACTACAAGCGATCCCTTACTGTTAGGTTTAAATGTTGCCTATAATGTTTTTTGGCCGGGAAATATTCCTGTTAATAAATATGAAAAAAATTGGGATTATTCAGTAAATTCTTTGTATCACAATAACGTTACTGTTCCTAATGACGCTGCTGCCTCTGCACTTAAAGCTCGATTCACAGCAACACACGAAATCGGTCACTCTTTAGGATTAGATCACACCACAGGTACAAATGCTCAAAATTCTGTAATGAAAGGCGGTTGGCAAGGTAACGAAACATCTGCCAGTCCTACAACTTACGATAGAAATCAATTAAAATCTATTTACGGAAATTAA
- a CDS encoding copper amine oxidase N-terminal domain-containing protein — MLKRGFIGCLIASLLVVGSALPTGTASAASSAIKISINGIYANMDVAPYITKGTTMVPLQVAQQIPGSSVQWNNASKTVTLTRNGETITLVAGQKTAKVGNKEVKLEAASTLKQGRVMVPLRFIAESTGAYVLWNPKQRIVFVAKSSEEEELKEQFASSSLAEARSAALKFPMVSSLKALDITPSEVGGNQGYYFPEGKADQFFLTGGNSISYYEVVGNHSEKKWTATFDSVKASSGLFFLPLKITNQDGELPKITSRVVFFEFMGHVGEAKYGFVEPNGEVKTLGTKEMNLNQFFDIPEEKTS; from the coding sequence ATGTTGAAAAGAGGATTCATCGGATGTCTCATCGCGTCCCTGCTAGTCGTAGGAAGTGCCCTACCTACAGGAACGGCTTCCGCAGCTTCCTCAGCTATCAAAATTAGTATCAATGGCATTTACGCAAATATGGATGTGGCCCCTTATATAACCAAAGGAACCACAATGGTTCCTTTGCAGGTAGCCCAACAAATACCCGGCAGCTCGGTACAATGGAATAACGCATCCAAGACCGTCACGCTTACCCGAAACGGCGAAACCATCACCTTAGTGGCGGGACAGAAAACAGCAAAGGTTGGAAATAAAGAAGTGAAACTGGAAGCAGCCTCGACCCTAAAACAAGGGCGTGTCATGGTTCCCTTGCGTTTTATCGCAGAATCGACGGGGGCGTATGTACTGTGGAATCCCAAACAACGGATTGTATTCGTCGCCAAATCCAGTGAAGAGGAAGAGCTAAAGGAACAATTTGCCTCGTCCAGCCTGGCCGAAGCCCGAAGCGCAGCGCTAAAATTTCCAATGGTTAGCTCGTTGAAAGCCTTGGATATTACTCCCAGCGAAGTAGGGGGTAATCAAGGTTATTATTTCCCGGAAGGAAAAGCGGACCAATTTTTCTTGACTGGAGGCAACAGCATTTCATATTACGAAGTTGTGGGAAACCACAGCGAGAAAAAATGGACGGCCACCTTTGATTCGGTTAAAGCCTCCAGCGGCCTGTTCTTTTTGCCTCTAAAAATCACCAACCAGGACGGCGAACTTCCAAAAATAACGAGTCGTGTAGTTTTTTTTGAATTTATGGGGCATGTCGGAGAAGCAAAATACGGGTTCGTGGAGCCTAACGGAGAAGTCAAGACCCTGGGGACAAAGGAGATGAATTTAAATCAGTTTTTTGACATTCCGGAAGAGAAAACATCTTAA
- the ltrA gene encoding group II intron reverse transcriptase/maturase has protein sequence MKAEYRKGYPQRDNVEREEYAGARSASVRERRERGGATDLLEQILNRDNLNRAYKQVKRNHGAPGIDGMTVEDALSWLQEHKGELLQSIREGKYKPSPVRRKEIPKPDGSGVRKLGIPTVIDRVIQQAISQQLQPLFERLFSDGSYGYRPGRSAQQAIRKVREYAQQGYGYAVEIDLSKYFDTLNHELLMNLLRKQIQDHRVTDLIKKYLKSGVMENGVHCKTEEGSPQGGPLSPLLANIYLNEFDQEMSSRGVNVIRYADDIVVLAKSKRAATRLLESCRKYLENKLGLQMNAQKSKVVSVVARKHFKFLGFALGKNGNGVYIRAHGQSLAKAKKKLKELTSRSQGRNVRQVMEKVKVYIRGWIGYFYVADIKRILQSWSEWLRRRLRMYIWKQWKKPKTKVQNLRKLGIPEWQAYPWGNSRLGYWRVAGSPVLSRSITNEKLAQAGYYDFPAQYEQLRKLHLCG, from the coding sequence ATGAAAGCAGAATACCGAAAGGGCTACCCGCAAAGGGATAACGTGGAACGCGAAGAGTATGCGGGAGCGCGGAGCGCCAGCGTTCGGGAACGTAGAGAAAGAGGCGGTGCAACAGACCTGCTAGAGCAGATTTTGAACAGAGACAATCTGAACAGGGCCTACAAGCAGGTGAAACGTAACCACGGAGCGCCGGGAATCGACGGAATGACCGTAGAAGACGCGTTGTCATGGTTACAGGAGCATAAGGGCGAGCTTTTACAGAGTATCCGTGAAGGAAAATACAAGCCAAGCCCGGTACGGCGCAAGGAAATTCCCAAACCAGATGGAAGCGGAGTCCGGAAGCTGGGCATCCCTACGGTCATAGACCGGGTGATTCAACAGGCGATCTCCCAGCAGCTACAACCCTTGTTTGAACGGCTCTTCTCTGACGGAAGCTACGGCTACCGCCCCGGGCGGAGTGCGCAGCAGGCCATTCGAAAGGTAAGAGAGTACGCACAGCAAGGCTACGGCTACGCAGTCGAAATCGACCTCTCCAAATATTTTGACACCCTGAATCATGAATTGCTGATGAATCTGCTACGCAAGCAAATCCAGGATCACCGTGTAACCGACCTGATTAAGAAATATCTGAAAAGTGGGGTTATGGAGAACGGGGTACACTGCAAAACGGAGGAAGGCTCTCCGCAAGGAGGCCCCTTATCTCCACTGCTTGCGAATATTTATCTGAACGAATTCGACCAGGAGATGAGCAGCCGTGGAGTGAACGTCATTCGGTATGCAGACGATATCGTGGTACTAGCGAAAAGCAAACGGGCAGCAACGCGGCTTCTGGAATCCTGCCGGAAGTACCTGGAGAATAAACTGGGACTCCAGATGAATGCGCAGAAAAGCAAGGTCGTGAGCGTAGTGGCTCGGAAGCATTTCAAGTTTCTTGGCTTTGCCTTGGGCAAGAACGGAAATGGAGTGTATATTCGCGCCCATGGTCAATCCCTCGCCAAAGCAAAGAAGAAGTTGAAGGAACTGACGAGCCGCAGTCAGGGCAGGAATGTTCGACAAGTGATGGAGAAGGTGAAAGTCTACATTCGCGGCTGGATCGGCTACTTCTACGTAGCCGATATAAAACGGATATTGCAAAGCTGGAGCGAATGGCTGCGTAGAAGGCTGCGAATGTACATCTGGAAACAGTGGAAGAAGCCCAAAACAAAGGTACAAAACCTACGGAAACTGGGAATACCGGAGTGGCAGGCTTACCCATGGGGGAACTCCCGCCTGGGCTACTGGCGAGTGGCCGGAAGCCCGGTGCTGTCCCGTTCCATAACAAACGAAAAGCTCGCACAGGCCGGATATTATGACTTCCCTGCACAGTATGAGCAATTACGTAAATTGCACTTATGCGGTTGA